CGGAGCCGAAACGCAGCGCGTCCTGCTTTTCGCGCGCCGCGCGGCGCTTGAAGTTCTCGAGATCGGCCTGCGTCCGCAGCCAGCGATCCTTGACCTCGCAGAGCTCGGCTCGGAGCTGGAGGCGCTCCTGCTCCTCGAGGGTCGCCTCACGGGTGCCCTCCCCGGATTCCGCCGGATCATCGTCGGCGCCGCTGCCGTTCGACGTCTCGGCGCTCTTCGGGCGCGTCGCGTCCTCGTCCGACATCCGTCTACAGCCCCCTTCTGATTGGATTCGTTGCGGAAATCCTGAAGACCCGCGCGAACCTAAGGCCGATTCGCGCGCTGTCAACCAACCGAGCGCGAGATTTGCGAGTCGCGATGGCGACCGCTACTACAGGAAGCGGTGCCCGCCTCGATCATCCCGCCCGAGGAGATCGTGACCCCGGCGGTCGTCGTCCGCACCCGCGCCTTCGGCGAGTCCGACAAGATCGTGACCTTCCTCACCCGCGATCGAGGCAAGATCGCCGGGATCGCCAAGGGAGCCCGGCGCTCGAAGCGACGCTTCGTGAACGTGCTCGAGCCCTTCACCCACGTCGACGTCACCCTCCGCCTCCGACCGCACCGCGACCTGGCGTTCGTGAGCGCGTGCGTGCTGCGCGACGCGCCGATCGCCCTCGCGCGCGACCTCGTGAAGTTCGCCTATGGGAGCTACGTGCTCGAGCTCGCCGACCGCATGGTCCGCGAGCACGAAGCCGGTCCCGAGACCTACGAGCTCGTCCGCGACGTGATCGCCCTCCTCGAGCAGGGCGATGCGGAGCCCGGCGTGCTGCGCGCCTTCGAGCTGCATCTCCTGCGGCTCACCGGCTACGAGCCCGAGCTCGACCGTTGCCGCCGCTGCGGCACGCCGGCCGGGTCGGAGACGATGATGTACGTACACCCGGCGCGCGGCGGCGTGCTCTGCGTCCGCTGCCGCGGCGAGGGACGCGCGTACCAGGCGTCGCCGCCGGTACTGGAGCGCCTGATCGCGTTTCAGCGCACCGCGTTCAGCGACCGCGCCGGGGAGCACTTCCGGCTCGCCCCGGGCATGGCAGCCGAGGCCCGGGCTCTCGTCCGCTGTTTCTTCGCAGCGAACCTCACCGCCCCGCTCGCGTCCGAGAAGCTCCTCGAATCCCTCTGACACACGGCGGCCGCGCACGCGGCGGCCGCGCACGCTTGACGACGGAGGGCGCGCCGAGCTAACGACCGCCATCCGCTCCCCCACCGGAGGTGCCGTATGCGGCGCTCATCATCGACGCCCTGGAAGCTCTGCACCCGCGTCGCCGCGACTGCCGTCGCGGTCACCTGCGCCGCCATCCTTCACGGCGCCGGCTCCTGGGAGGCCGCCAGAGCCCAGAGCGGTCCAGGGCTCGATCACTTCACCTGCTACCAGGCGAAGCCGTCGAAGGGGTTCCCGAACTTCGCACCGCTCGGGGGCTTGCCGCTCGTCGACGGGCTCGGCGGCGCGCTCGTCGACGTCAAGAAGCCGCGCGCGCTCTGCAACCCCAGCAACGTGAACGGCCAGGATCCGAGCGCCCCCACCCACGACGAGCACCTCGCGAGCTACCAGATCAAGCGCTCCGCAGGGCAGCCGAAGTTCGCCAGGCTCAGGAATCAGACCGTGGTGGACGCGTTCGGCACGCTGACCCTCGACGTCAAGAAGCCGGTGCGTCTCATGGTCCCGAGCGCGAAAATGGTCCTCGCGCCACCCCCGCCGCTGGCGGCGCCGGTTACCGATCACTTCACGTGCTACGCGGTGAGCATCAGCCGCGGCGCGCCGAAGTTCACGCCGATCCAGAACATCCAGGCGATCGACCAGTTCGGAAACCTCACCGTGGGCGCGAAGAAGCCGACGGCGCTCTGTCTCGCAACCGACAAGAACGGCGAGGAACCGGGCGCCGAGACCCACCCCGACCACCTCATGTGCTACCAGATCAGGCGCGGCTCTTCCTTCACGCCGGTCCTCCAAACCTACGTCGACAACCAGTTCGGCCTCGAGACACTCGACGTGACGAAGCCGGCCGAGCTCTGCGTGCCCGCGCTCCTGAACCCGGTCCCGACGCCGACGCCGACGCCGAGCGCGACGCCCGATCCGACCAGCACCGCGACCGCGACGACGACCCCGACGGCGACGTTCACCGCCACGCCAACCGCGACCGCGACCCCGACCGCAACGTCCACCGCCACGCCGACCGTAACCGCGACCCCGACCGGCACGACCCCGACCCCGACGCTGAGCGCGACCCCGACGCCGACGCTGAGCGCGACCCCGACGCCGACCGTCACCGCGACCGCAACCGCGACGCCGACCGCGACGGAAACGCCGACGCCCACCGCGACCGCGACGGCGACGGCGACGGCGACGATCACGGCGACCCCGACCGCCACCCTCACGCCGACTCCCACGCCCACGCCGCTCAGCCGCACGTGCACGATCGGCGGTCCATCGAGCCTCGTCGGACTGCAGTTCAAGGGCGTCCCGCTCTTCGGCAACCTGCGCCTCACCGGCGCCCTGACCGGCTCGCAGACGATGCAGCTCCAGTCGGCGGACGGCAACGGCGTCCGCCAGATCACCGTCCCGGCGAGTTCCATCGTGTTCAACCCGATCGTGATCACTCCGCCGATCGGGTCCCCGATCCGCCTCTGCGTCTCGCCGACCGGGCCCGACGGCGCGGGCACGATCGACTGCGACGGCGGCGAGCCGAACGTCAACATCACGGCGCGGCAAGACCACAACACGAACAACGCGCCCGGCGGCAACGGCGGTCTGCCGCAGGATCCCGAGTGCGACGACACGCGCACGGCCCCGGACGGCAGCGTGTCCGCGGCGTGCCTGGAGTCCTCGGTCACCGGCTGCAACAGCAGCGATCCGCACATGGGCGTCTGCAACAGCCCGGTCGAGCACATCGAGAGCGGCACCTTCGCGAGCGGCAGCTTGCGGGTGGTCGAGTACCTGCGTCTGCGCCAGGTGAGCAACGTCGGCGGGGACGGCGTGCAGTGCACCGGCGACGACACCTACGCCGCGACGACCGACCTCACCGTCTTCCTCACGACCGGCGCGGCGCGCGGCACGATTTACGACGCCAAGAACTCCGCCAACAGCCTCCTCGACCACCAAGCAACCGGGTGCACGAACTGCACGACGCAAGTCACCGGAGCCCCGCGCGCCTGCAGCGCGATCGACGGTCCGAGCGGCAGCCTGACAGGTTTGAAGATCGGTGCCGGCTTCCCCGCCCTCGACCTCGATGCGACCGCCGGCGACGGCGCGGTGACCATCGAGGTGACCTGCCAGTAAGCACGACCGGCGGCGAGTTCGAGGGCGCGGCTCGTCCGTCAAATTGACCCTCCATGGGTGGGGTGATATCGACCCCCCTCTTGGAAACCCCCACCGATAGCGGCTCCGGCGGCCGGCGCGCCGTCACGATGGAGAAGATCGCGAGCCTCTGCAAACGCCGCGGCTTCGTCTTCCAATCGAGCGAGATCTACGGAGGTCTCGGCAGCTGCTGGGACTACGGTCCGCTCGGCGTCGAGCTGAAGCGCAACATCACCGAGGCCTGGTGGCGCGACATGATCACGTCGCGCGAGGACATGGTCGGCCTCGACGCGGCGATCCTGATGCACCCGCGCGTCTGGGAGGCGTCGGGGCACCTCGCCGGCTTCACCGACCCGCTCGTCGACTGCAAGAAGTGCAAGCAGCGCTTCCGCGCCGATCAGCTCTCCACGGAGCAGTGCCCCGAGTGCGGCGGCGAGCTCACCGAGGCCCGCAACTTCAACCTCATGTTCAAGACCTTCATGGGTCCGGTCGAGGACACGGCGAGCGTCGTCTACATGCGCCCCGAGACCGCGCAGGGCATCTTCGTCAACTTCCAGAACGTGCTGAACGCCTCGCGCCAGAAGATCCCATTCGGCATCGGCCAGATCGGCAAGTCCTTCCGGAACGAGATCACGCCCGGCAACTTCCTCTTCCGGACCCGCGAGTTCGAGCAGATGGAGATCGAGTTCTTCGTCAAGCCGGGCGAGGACGAGAAGTGGCACCAATACTGGAAACAGACGCGATTCGATTGGTACCTGAAGTACGGCATCGATCCGGCGCGGCTGCGCCTCCGGGAGCACGGCGCGGACGAGCTCGCGCACTACGCCAAGGGATGCGCGGACGTCGAGTACGAGTTCCCCTTCGGCTGGTCCGAGCTCGAGGGCATCGCGAACCGCAGCGACTTCGACCTGAAGCAGCACGCGGAGTTCAGCGGCAAGGACCTCTCGTTCTTCGACGAGGAGAGCCGCGAGCGCTTCGTCCCCTGCGTGATCGAGCCGTCGGCGGGGGTCGGTCGGCCGCTCCTCGCCTTCCTCGTCGACGCGTACGACGAGGAAGTCGTGCAAGACGAGACCCGCGTCGTCTTGCGTCTCGACCCGCGCCTCGCGCCCGTCAAAGCCGCCGTCTTCCCGCTCATGCGCAAGGAAGGCCAGCCCGAGAAGGCGCTCGCCATCCGCGACCTGCTGAAGCAGCACTTCGCCGTCACCTACGACCAGGCCGGCGCGATCGGCCGGCGCTACCGGCGGCAAGACGAGATCGGCACGCCGTTCGGCATCACCGTCGACCACGAGACCATGCAGAACGACACGGTGACGGTGCGCGAACGCGATTCCATGCAGCAAGTGCGCATGCCCGTCGATCGCCTGGTCGACGAGCTGCGCGCGCGCGTGGCCGCCGGTCGCGCGGGCGTCGTAGCCACAACGCTCTGAAACGAGCACACGAACGCGCGTGCCGCATGCCCCGACGCGCGGCGCGCCCCAGATCGAAACGGAGTTCCTCGACATGGCCAAGAGTTCCCGCGGCAAGAGCAAGACGAAGAGCACGAAGCGGCCCGCGAAGAAGGTCGTCGCGAAGCGCGCGGCCGTGAAGACGCGCGCCGGGGCGAGGTCGAAGGCCGGGAAGGCCGCGAGTGCCGGGCGCGGAAAGAAATACGTCTACGCGTTCGGGGGCGGCCGCGCCGACGGCAAGGCCGAGATGAAGAACCTCCTCGGCGGCAAGGGCGCGAACCTCGCCGAGATGGCGGGCATGGGTCTGCCGGTGCCCCCGGGCTTCACGATCTCGACCGACGTCTGCGCCTACTACTACGACAACCGCCGCGCCTACCCGGCGGAGTTGAAGAAGCAGGTCGCGGAGCACCTCGCGCGTGTCGAGAGTCTGGTCGGCCGGAAGTTCGGCGATGCAACCAAGCCGCTCCTGGTTTCGGTGCGCTCGGGCGCGCGCGCGTCGATGCCGGGCATGATGGACACGGTGCTCAACCTCGGCCTCAACGACGAAACCGTCCGGGGCCTGATCACGGGTTCGAACAACGAGCGCTTCGCCTGGGACTCGTACCGCCGCTTCGTGCAGATGTACGGCGACGTCGTCCTCGGACTCAAGCCCGAGGACAAGCTCGAAGCCGATCCCTTCGAGGTCGTGCTCGAGCACAAGAAGCACGCGCGCGGCGTGAAGCTGGACACCGAGCTCACCGCCGACGACCTCCGCGAGCTCGTCCACGAGTTCAAGGCACTCATCAAGCGCAAGCTCGGCGTCGACTTCCCGAGCGACCCGCACGCCCAGCTGTGGGGCGCGATCGGCGCCGTGTTCGGCTCGTGGCAGAACGCCCGCGCCATCACCTACCGGAAGCTCTACGGCATCCCCGACGAATGGGGCACGGCCGTGAACGTCCAGGCGATGGTGTTCGGCAACCTCGGCGACGACTGCGCGACCGGCGTCGGCTTCTCGCGCGACCCCGCGACCGGCGAGCGCCAGTTCTACGGCGACTTCCTGGTGAACGCGCAGGGCGAGGACGTCGTGGCCGGCATCCGGACCCCGCAGCCGCTCAGCAGGAAGGCCGCGATCGACGACGCGCGGGCGCAGGGCATCGCCGAGGGCGACCGCTTGCCGTCGCTCGAGGAGGTCATGCCCGGCCTCTACAAGCAGCTCACGCAGATCGCCGCGCGGCTCGAAAAGCACTACCGGGACATGCAGGACATCGAGTTCACGATCGAGGGCGGCAAGCTCTACATGCTGCAGACGCGGAACGGAAAGCGCACCGCGCACGCCGCGATCAAGATCGCGGTCGACATGGTGAAGGAGAAGCTGATCGACCGCGACACCGCGCTCATGCGCGTCGAGGCGGGCTCGATCGACCAGCTCCTGCACCCCGGCCTCGATCCCCGGGCGGAGAAGCGGCTCATCGCCAAGGGCGTCGCCGCCTCCCCGGGCGCCGCCGCCGGCGAGGTCGTCTTCAGCGCCGACGACGCCGAGGCCGCGGCCGGCGAAGGCAAGACGGTGATCCTGGTGCGCGTCGAGACGTCGCCCGAGGACATCCACGGCATGAACGTCGCCGAGGGCATCCTGACCGCGCGCGGCGGCAAGGCGTCGCATGCGGCGGTCGTCGCGCGCGGCATGGGCAAGACCTGCGTCGCTGGCTGCAGCGACCTCGAGATCCACTACGAGGGCGAGTACTTCCTCGCCAGGGACGGCGTGCGCGTCGGCCGCGGCGATTGGATCACCCTCGACGGCTCGACCGGCGAGGTCTTCCTCGGGAAGGTCGCGACCGTGCGCCCCGAGGGCGAGACCGGCGACTTCGCGACCCTCATGGGCTGGGCCGACAAGACCCGGACGCTCAAGGTGCGCACCAACGCCGACACGCCGAAGGACGCGAAGGTCGCCCGCCAGTTCGGCGCCGAAGGCATCGGCCTCTGCCGTACCGAGCACATGTTCTTCGACGCCGAGCGCATCGACGTGGTGCGCGAGATGATCCTCGCGACCGACCTCGCCGGCCGCGAGCGCGCGCTCCAGAAGCTCCTGCCGATACAACGCGGCGACTTCGAGGCGATCTTCCGCGAGATGCACGGGCTCCCGGTGACGATCCGGCTGCTCGACCCGCCGCTCCACGAGTTCCTGCCGCAGACCGATGCCGACACCGACGAGCTCGCCGCCAAGATCGGCGTCGACCCGGCCAAGATGCGGGCGCGCCGCGAGCAGCTGCACGAGATCAACCCGATGCTCGGCATGCGCGGGTGCCGGCTTGGCATCGTGTATCCCGAGATCTACCTCATGCAGGTGCGCGCCATCATGGAGGCGGCCTGCACGGTCGCCCGCGACGGCGTCAAGGTGGTCCCGGAGATCATGATCCCGCTCATCGGCCATGTGAACGAGCTCGCCCGGCTCCGCAGGGAGGCAAATGATCTCTGCCAGGCGGTCATCAAAACGGCCGGCCAGAAGGTCGCGTACACGATCGGCACCATGATCGAGGTGCCGCGCGCCGCGCTCACCGCCGACGAGGTCGCCCGCGAGGCCGAGTTCTTCTCGTTCGGCACCAACGACCTGACCCAGATGGGCTTCGGCCTCTCGCGCGACGACGCCGCCATGTTCCTCCCGCAGTACGTCGACAGCGGCATCCTCCCGGTCGACCCGTTCGCGAGCCTCGACCAGACCGGCATCGGTCAGCTGATGGAGATCGCCGTCCGCAAGGGCCGGAGCGTCCGCGCCAACTTGAAGATCGGGATCTGCGGCGAGCACGGCGGCGACCCGAGCTCGGTCGACTTCTGCCACCGCACCGGGCTCGACTACGTCTCGTGCTCGCCCTATCGCGTGCCGGTCGCGCGCCTCGCGGCCGCGCAGGCGGCGCTCGCGAGCAAGAAGAAGAAATGAGCGGAGCGGGTCGACGGGGCTCGACGGCGGGCGTGCGTGGCACGACGCGCGTTTACGGCATCCTCGGCGACCCGGTCGCGCACAGCCTCTCGCCGGCCATGCAGAACGCGGCCTTCGCCGCCGCCGCCATCGACGGCGTCTACGTCCCCTTCCCGGTTGCGCGCGACGACCTGGCGGCCACCGTGGGTGGCCTCTTCGCCGCCGGCGTCGCGGGGCTGAACGTGACGGTCCCGCACAAGGAGGCCGCCGCCCGCCTCTGCGTCGCCCTTCGTCCGCGTGCGCGCGCCTGCGGCGCCGCCAACACGCTGATCCGTACGGCGCGCGGTTGGGTCGGCGACAACACCGACGGCGCGGGACTCCTGGCGTCGCTCGCCGAGCGCCGCTTCGACCCGCGCGGCAAGAACGTGCTCCTGATCGGCGCCGGAGGCTCGGCGCGGAGCGTCGCGCACGCGCTCACGCGCGCCGGGACCCGCCTCCTGATCGTCGCCAATCGCACACCGCAGCGCGCCGCCGACCTGGTCGCGACGCTCCGCCGGCGCGATGCCTACGCCGCCGACCTCCGCGTGCTCGCGAACCCGGAGGTGCTCGGCCGTCTGGATCTCCTCGTCGACTGCACGTCGCTAGGCCTCGGCTCCGGCGCGCCGCCGGCGATCCGCTTCGCCGACACCCGCCGCGACGTGCTGTGCTGCGACCTCACGTACGGGAAGACGTCGCGCTTCCTCGCCGCAGCCCGCCACGCCGGTCGGCGCGCCGTCGACGGCAGCGGCATGCTGCTGCACCAGGGGGCCCTCGCCTTCACCCTCTGGACCGGAAGGCCGGCGCCGGTCGGCATGATGCGGCGGGCGCTCCGCCGCGCGTCGCGTCGGTAGCTCCACGGGACCCGGCCTTCTTTCGCGGCCGTGCGACGACTCCGTCCCAAAGATTCTCGACGCTGCGCAGCACGCCGCGAACATGCTCGGCAATCTCCCGGCATGCTTCTTGTTGCAGTGTGTCGTCCAGGAGGGATCGATCATGACAACCCACAAGAAGACGCTGATCGGTCGCGTCCAAGAACAGGTCGAGAAGAGCGCCACAGCCGCCGAGGAGATCCACAAGGCGATCGCCGACCTTCCGCTGAAGATGCTCGAAGGGAGCCGGATGCTGCGGAAACCGGCCAAGCGGATGAGACGGGCGCAGGATCGCGCCATCGGCGCGCTGTACGAAATGATCCGCAAGGTGACGCACACGGTCGGGGAGTTCGCTTCGGAGCGGTTGGCAGCGACCAGGCGGGCGGCGGCGCACGCGGAGCGGGTCGTCAAGTCGGACCACGCGCACGCCGCCTGAGTGCTCCGGAGCCCTACAACGCCGCTCGCCGCCGGCGCGATCGCGCCGAGCGGACGAGCGGCGTCGAGTCTCAGCGCACGGCGCGTGCGCTGTCGCCGGGCGCGATCCCCAACCCGCTATTCGGACTCTTGCGGTCACCCCGGGGTTACATGTAACCAGGAATCGTATGCCCACGACATCGAGACGCCCTTCGCGAACATCGAAGTCCGCCACTTCGCGCGACAAGGTGCAAGCGCACCGCAGACGTCTGCGGGCGCAGGGTCTTCGACCCATCCAGATTTGGGTACCTGACGTGCGGTCGCCCAAGTTCGCCGCCCAAGCATCGCGCCAGTCACGCCTCGTCGCCGCCAGTTCGCACGCAGCCCAGGATCAAGCCTTCATCGATGCCGTATCGACCGGATCCAACGAGTGAACCGCGGAGAGATCTGGACTGCCGCCGGTGGCATGGATTACGCCGGAAAGCCGCGTCCCGTCGTCGTCGTCCAAGACGATCGATTCGGCGGAACCAACTCCATCACAATCTGCGCCTTCACGAGTGATCCGACCGACGCCCCCCTGTTTCGTATTGCCGTCGAGCCGAGCGAAACCAACGGCCTGAAGGCACCGTCGCGGCTCATGGTGGACAAGATCACCACGATGTCGAAGCACAAGCTCGCGACACGGGTCGGCAGGCTTGCAGACGACGACGTGCTCCGACTGAATCGTGCGGTGATGATCTTTCTCGGTCTCGCCGGCTGAGACGACTCTCGTCTAGCTAGATGCCGGCTCGCTTCTTGGCAGACAAGAGCGCCCTGGCGCGGCTACCGCATACCGGCGTCGACTAGCGCCTGTCGCCGCTGCTCCTCGCGGGGGATGTCGCCGGCTACGGCATCATCGAGCTCGAGCTGCTGTTCAGCGCGCGCAGCCATCGCGACTTCGTCCAGATCCAGACCGATCGGCACGCACTCCCGGTCGTCCACATGGAGCAGGCGGACTTCGACCGAGCCATCGGGATGATGGAACGGCTCGCGCGCCAGGGCAAGCATCGCGCCGCGAGCATCCCGGATCTGCTGACCGCTGCCGTAGCCGAGCGCGCCGGTCTCGTCGTGCTCCACCGTGATCGCGACTTCGACGTCATTGCTTCGGTGACGAAGCAACCCGTCGAGGGGATCGTGCCAGCCGGCACGGTACCCTGACCAGTTGATAGGGATCTTCAACCGATCTTAGCCGATCATCGAAGCGGATTGTCGCCCGTAGCACGCCGTGCTACGGTCTTTCCATGGCGACAGCAATCACCCAGCGAGAGCTTCGCAATGACAGCGGAAACATCATGCGCCGCCTCGACCAGGGTGAAACTTTCATCGTGACCCGCAACGGCACGCCTGTGGGAGAACTCACCCCGCACCGGCGTCATCGCTTCGTCGCGGCGGACGCCGTGGTCGCGATGTTCCGCAATGCTCCCGGCATCGATGTCGCCCGTTTCCGCGCGGATCTCGACGCCGTCGTTACACAGGGCATCGATCCTCGTGGCTGAGACTCGCCGCGCTCGCGGAATTCTCGACACCTCGGTCGTCATCGATCTGGAGCGCCTCGACCCGGAACAGTTGCCGCTCGAGATCGCCATCAGTGCGATCACCATGGCCGAACTTGCCGCAGGCCCCCATGCCACAGCGGACCCCGAAGAGAGATCGCGCCGTCAGGACCGGCTTCAGCGTGCGGAGGCGGTGTTCGATCCGCTGCCGTTCGACTCCGAGGCATCACGCGCCTACGGGCGCGTCTATTCGGCCGTCGTCGCCGCCGGACGCAAGGCGCGTGTCGCAAGAGCGCTCGATCTCCTGATTGCCGCCACGGCGTGTTCGGCGGGACTGCCGCTCTACACCCGCAATCCGGAGGACTTTCAGGCGCTGGCCGACCTCGTCGAAGTCATCCGCGTCTAAACCGCGGACGGACTGTGCTGGATCGAAGGGTCATGCTGGGTGCACCTGCCGTGCCTTCCACGCCAGCACTCTCGTCACGAGGGCATTGAGATAGCCGCGGTCCTTCCGTGTGAGTTTGGCACGCAGCGCGTTGGCGTCGCCGGTCTTCAGGAACTCCTCGACAGCACTCAATTCGGCGGCTGAAGGCTGGATGGTCACGCGCGCTTGTTTGCCGGGGAGCGTCGTGTGGATCGCCGTGAACTCGTCTGCTGTCCGTCCCATCTGCTCCAGTACGGCGTGGACCTTTGGCAGGCCCAGAAGCTTGGGGCGCTTGCGGGGTAGTGGCGGCTCGGATCGTCCGATCCTTGCCAAGTAGCCCGCGACCCTCGTGACGAGACCATTGACGGCAGTTCGGTTCGTCGTGCCGATCCGCTTCATCAGCACGCCCACGTTGCCGTCCTCGACGAATTGCTTCACCGCGTCGATCTCGTTCGGAGTGAAGCCGCACTGCTTCCGCAGCTCGCGTACGACGGCGCCGTTGCAACCAAGCAGGGTCTTCTCTGCCACGCCGACTCGTAGAGCATCGGCCGCGAGCTGAGGCCAGAGCCCGTCAGGGTGAATCACATCCGAACCGGTTGAGACGCCCTGCGTTGAGCGTCTCGAGGTCGTGACTGCCTCGCGCCTCTATGGCGTGCCGACCGCGGGCATGAGCAGCTCGCTGAAGCGCCCGAAGTCTTTGCGGTCGAAGGTGTAGACCCGCCGGATATCGTGGGCCAGCATGACGACGATGAGAGAAGGAGCGCGCGACAAGTCCCCGTTGCCGCAGCGCTCGTGAACTGTGCGTGAGCCGCGCGAACCGCACGTGAGCTGCGACGGACG
Above is a window of Deltaproteobacteria bacterium DNA encoding:
- a CDS encoding pyruvate, phosphate dikinase translates to MAKSSRGKSKTKSTKRPAKKVVAKRAAVKTRAGARSKAGKAASAGRGKKYVYAFGGGRADGKAEMKNLLGGKGANLAEMAGMGLPVPPGFTISTDVCAYYYDNRRAYPAELKKQVAEHLARVESLVGRKFGDATKPLLVSVRSGARASMPGMMDTVLNLGLNDETVRGLITGSNNERFAWDSYRRFVQMYGDVVLGLKPEDKLEADPFEVVLEHKKHARGVKLDTELTADDLRELVHEFKALIKRKLGVDFPSDPHAQLWGAIGAVFGSWQNARAITYRKLYGIPDEWGTAVNVQAMVFGNLGDDCATGVGFSRDPATGERQFYGDFLVNAQGEDVVAGIRTPQPLSRKAAIDDARAQGIAEGDRLPSLEEVMPGLYKQLTQIAARLEKHYRDMQDIEFTIEGGKLYMLQTRNGKRTAHAAIKIAVDMVKEKLIDRDTALMRVEAGSIDQLLHPGLDPRAEKRLIAKGVAASPGAAAGEVVFSADDAEAAAGEGKTVILVRVETSPEDIHGMNVAEGILTARGGKASHAAVVARGMGKTCVAGCSDLEIHYEGEYFLARDGVRVGRGDWITLDGSTGEVFLGKVATVRPEGETGDFATLMGWADKTRTLKVRTNADTPKDAKVARQFGAEGIGLCRTEHMFFDAERIDVVREMILATDLAGRERALQKLLPIQRGDFEAIFREMHGLPVTIRLLDPPLHEFLPQTDADTDELAAKIGVDPAKMRARREQLHEINPMLGMRGCRLGIVYPEIYLMQVRAIMEAACTVARDGVKVVPEIMIPLIGHVNELARLRREANDLCQAVIKTAGQKVAYTIGTMIEVPRAALTADEVAREAEFFSFGTNDLTQMGFGLSRDDAAMFLPQYVDSGILPVDPFASLDQTGIGQLMEIAVRKGRSVRANLKIGICGEHGGDPSSVDFCHRTGLDYVSCSPYRVPVARLAAAQAALASKKKK
- a CDS encoding type II toxin-antitoxin system VapC family toxin — its product is MSPVSARISTPSLHRASILVAETRRARGILDTSVVIDLERLDPEQLPLEIAISAITMAELAAGPHATADPEERSRRQDRLQRAEAVFDPLPFDSEASRAYGRVYSAVVAAGRKARVARALDLLIAATACSAGLPLYTRNPEDFQALADLVEVIRV
- a CDS encoding type II toxin-antitoxin system prevent-host-death family antitoxin; the protein is MATAITQRELRNDSGNIMRRLDQGETFIVTRNGTPVGELTPHRRHRFVAADAVVAMFRNAPGIDVARFRADLDAVVTQGIDPRG
- a CDS encoding antitoxin MazE family protein translates to MPTTSRRPSRTSKSATSRDKVQAHRRRLRAQGLRPIQIWVPDVRSPKFAAQASRQSRLVAASSHAAQDQAFIDAVSTGSNE
- a CDS encoding glycine--tRNA ligase, translated to MEKIASLCKRRGFVFQSSEIYGGLGSCWDYGPLGVELKRNITEAWWRDMITSREDMVGLDAAILMHPRVWEASGHLAGFTDPLVDCKKCKQRFRADQLSTEQCPECGGELTEARNFNLMFKTFMGPVEDTASVVYMRPETAQGIFVNFQNVLNASRQKIPFGIGQIGKSFRNEITPGNFLFRTREFEQMEIEFFVKPGEDEKWHQYWKQTRFDWYLKYGIDPARLRLREHGADELAHYAKGCADVEYEFPFGWSELEGIANRSDFDLKQHAEFSGKDLSFFDEESRERFVPCVIEPSAGVGRPLLAFLVDAYDEEVVQDETRVVLRLDPRLAPVKAAVFPLMRKEGQPEKALAIRDLLKQHFAVTYDQAGAIGRRYRRQDEIGTPFGITVDHETMQNDTVTVRERDSMQQVRMPVDRLVDELRARVAAGRAGVVATTL
- a CDS encoding type II toxin-antitoxin system PemK/MazF family toxin — encoded protein: MNRGEIWTAAGGMDYAGKPRPVVVVQDDRFGGTNSITICAFTSDPTDAPLFRIAVEPSETNGLKAPSRLMVDKITTMSKHKLATRVGRLADDDVLRLNRAVMIFLGLAG
- the aroE gene encoding shikimate dehydrogenase — protein: MSGAGRRGSTAGVRGTTRVYGILGDPVAHSLSPAMQNAAFAAAAIDGVYVPFPVARDDLAATVGGLFAAGVAGLNVTVPHKEAAARLCVALRPRARACGAANTLIRTARGWVGDNTDGAGLLASLAERRFDPRGKNVLLIGAGGSARSVAHALTRAGTRLLIVANRTPQRAADLVATLRRRDAYAADLRVLANPEVLGRLDLLVDCTSLGLGSGAPPAIRFADTRRDVLCCDLTYGKTSRFLAAARHAGRRAVDGSGMLLHQGALAFTLWTGRPAPVGMMRRALRRASRR
- the recO gene encoding DNA repair protein RecO, whose translation is MPASIIPPEEIVTPAVVVRTRAFGESDKIVTFLTRDRGKIAGIAKGARRSKRRFVNVLEPFTHVDVTLRLRPHRDLAFVSACVLRDAPIALARDLVKFAYGSYVLELADRMVREHEAGPETYELVRDVIALLEQGDAEPGVLRAFELHLLRLTGYEPELDRCRRCGTPAGSETMMYVHPARGGVLCVRCRGEGRAYQASPPVLERLIAFQRTAFSDRAGEHFRLAPGMAAEARALVRCFFAANLTAPLASEKLLESL